In a genomic window of Pedobacter sp. KBS0701:
- a CDS encoding prolyl oligopeptidase family serine peptidase encodes MKKIFFTICILFFVLFLNAQDFKKYDRGSYIKGKDSIYYRILFPENFNPDQKYPIVFFLHGSGERGNDNASQLVHGGKLFLKNDVRKNFPAIVVFPQCPQNDFWANANFEQDAKGKRKISFVEGGKPTKIMHALQGMVKNFLKKPYVDKNQVYVGGLSMGAMGTYELLRRERRKFAAAIAICGGDNTNNIKKYQKIPLWIFHGAKDDIVDPAFSIAIAERLKTVGDEVKFTLYPNANHNSWDSAFAEPELLSWLFSHKR; translated from the coding sequence ATGAAAAAGATTTTTTTTACCATCTGCATTCTTTTTTTTGTACTCTTTTTAAACGCTCAGGATTTTAAAAAATACGATAGGGGAAGCTATATAAAAGGAAAGGATTCTATCTACTATAGGATACTTTTCCCGGAGAATTTTAATCCCGACCAAAAATATCCGATCGTTTTCTTTTTGCACGGAAGCGGAGAAAGAGGTAACGATAATGCCAGTCAACTGGTACACGGTGGTAAATTGTTTTTAAAAAATGATGTCCGCAAGAACTTCCCTGCCATTGTAGTTTTCCCTCAGTGTCCGCAGAACGATTTTTGGGCCAATGCCAATTTTGAACAAGATGCCAAAGGCAAAAGAAAAATCAGTTTTGTAGAAGGTGGTAAACCCACCAAAATAATGCATGCGCTACAGGGAATGGTTAAAAATTTCCTTAAAAAACCTTATGTAGATAAAAATCAGGTTTATGTTGGTGGTTTATCAATGGGTGCAATGGGTACTTACGAACTGTTAAGAAGAGAGCGCCGTAAATTTGCCGCTGCTATCGCCATCTGCGGTGGCGACAATACCAACAACATTAAAAAATACCAGAAAATTCCACTATGGATCTTTCATGGCGCAAAAGATGACATTGTGGATCCGGCATTCTCAATTGCGATTGCTGAACGTTTAAAAACGGTTGGTGACGAGGTGAAATTTACGCTTTACCCTAACGCAAACCATAATAGCTGGGATAGTGCCTTTGCCGAGCCAGAGTTGTTGAGCTGGTTGTTTTCTCATAAGAGATAG
- a CDS encoding YebC/PmpR family DNA-binding transcriptional regulator: protein MGRAFEFRKERKFKRWAKMAVQFTRIGKDIVMAVKESGPHPETNSRLRTAMQNAKAVNMPKDRVEAAIKRASDKSMANYEEIVYEGYAPHGVAVLIETATDNTNRTVANVRSYFNKTDGSLGKTGSLDFVFNRKSIFRFVPAEGLDLEELEFELIDAGLEELYVEADEEGNDIAVAQGAFENFGSLQKALEEKGIELKSSKLERIALSHHEVTEEQAADVLKLIDKLEEDDDVQAVYHNMAE from the coding sequence ATGGGAAGAGCATTCGAATTTAGAAAAGAGAGAAAATTTAAGCGTTGGGCCAAAATGGCGGTTCAGTTTACGCGTATTGGTAAAGATATCGTAATGGCGGTAAAGGAATCGGGACCTCATCCGGAAACCAATTCCCGTTTACGTACAGCTATGCAAAATGCAAAAGCGGTAAACATGCCTAAAGATAGGGTAGAAGCGGCAATTAAGCGTGCTTCTGATAAATCGATGGCCAATTACGAGGAAATTGTATACGAAGGTTATGCGCCACACGGTGTTGCCGTTTTAATTGAAACAGCTACTGATAATACCAACCGTACTGTAGCAAACGTTCGTAGTTATTTTAACAAAACTGATGGTTCTTTGGGTAAAACCGGATCTTTAGATTTCGTTTTTAACCGCAAATCAATTTTCCGTTTTGTACCTGCTGAAGGTTTAGACCTGGAGGAATTAGAGTTCGAATTAATTGATGCTGGTTTAGAGGAACTTTATGTTGAGGCTGATGAAGAAGGAAATGATATTGCGGTAGCACAAGGTGCATTCGAAAACTTTGGTTCTTTACAAAAAGCTTTAGAAGAGAAAGGCATTGAGTTAAAAAGTTCAAAATTAGAGCGTATTGCTTTATCTCACCATGAGGTAACAGAAGAGCAGGCAGCTGATGTTTTGAAATTGATCGATAAGTTGGAGGAAGATGATGATGTGCAGGCGGTTTACCACAATATGGCGGAGTAA
- the bglX gene encoding beta-glucosidase BglX, which translates to MKRANILVVFLTLFVLNGSAQTKKPVSAEEAKMNTFISNLMAKMTVDEKIGQLNLPSSGDITTGQANSSDISKKIKAGQVGGLFNIKGVDKIKAVQKIAVENSRMKIPLLFGMDVIHGYNTVFPIPLGVSCIWDMATVQKSARIAAIEASASGINWTFSPMVDISRDPRWGRISEGSGEDAYLGSQIAAAMVKGYQGKLQANNEILACVKHYALYGAAEAGRDYNTTDMSKVRMYNEYFPPYKAAVDAGAASIMASFNEVDGIPATGSKWLMTDVLRNQWGFKGFVVTDYTGIPEMIAHGMGDLQTVSALALNAGVDMDMVGEGFLGTLKKSLAEKKVGIAQIDRACRLVLQAKYKLGLFTDPYKFCNAERAEKEVFSPANRQVAREVAAESFVLLKNNNNLLPLKKSGTIGLIGPLADNTANMYGTWSVAALFDKSVTVLQGLKNALGNDAKILTARGANFLADSAMEQRYVNIHNPTYKRDPRTEAEMIKEALEVAKKSDVIVATIGEGSEFTGESSSVTDIQIPETQKNLLKALAKTGKPVVLVLFTGRPLALNWEQQNIPAILNVWFPGSEAGNAIADVLFGDVNPSGKLSATFPQNVGQVPLYYAHKNTGRPLAEGKWFEKFRSNYLDVSNDPLYPFGFGLSYTSFNYSDVKLSANTLSKGKSIMASVIVNNTGKYEGKEVVQLYIQDLIGSITRPVKELKGFQKINLKAGESKTVTFNITENDLKFYNSDLKFVAEPGDFKVFIGTNSRDVKEASFTLK; encoded by the coding sequence ATGAAGAGAGCGAATATCCTGGTTGTTTTTTTAACCCTGTTTGTACTGAACGGATCGGCACAGACCAAAAAACCTGTTTCTGCAGAAGAGGCAAAGATGAACACCTTCATCAGCAACCTGATGGCGAAAATGACAGTTGATGAAAAAATTGGCCAGCTGAATTTACCAAGTTCCGGAGATATTACCACGGGACAGGCCAACAGCAGTGACATTTCTAAAAAAATTAAAGCCGGACAAGTTGGTGGTTTATTCAACATCAAAGGTGTAGATAAGATTAAAGCGGTCCAAAAAATCGCGGTGGAAAACAGCCGTATGAAAATTCCATTGCTTTTCGGAATGGATGTTATCCATGGATACAATACCGTTTTCCCAATCCCTTTAGGCGTTAGCTGTATCTGGGATATGGCAACTGTGCAAAAATCTGCCCGCATAGCTGCGATAGAAGCCAGTGCAAGTGGCATCAACTGGACTTTCTCTCCTATGGTTGACATTTCGAGAGATCCACGATGGGGCCGTATTTCTGAAGGAAGTGGAGAAGATGCTTATTTAGGCTCACAAATTGCTGCAGCAATGGTAAAAGGTTATCAGGGAAAACTTCAGGCCAATAATGAGATTTTAGCCTGTGTAAAACACTATGCCTTATATGGCGCAGCAGAAGCCGGTAGAGATTACAATACCACCGATATGAGTAAAGTACGCATGTACAACGAATATTTCCCGCCATACAAAGCTGCTGTTGATGCCGGAGCAGCAAGCATTATGGCTTCTTTTAACGAAGTTGATGGCATTCCAGCTACAGGAAGCAAATGGTTGATGACGGATGTTTTGCGTAACCAATGGGGTTTTAAAGGCTTCGTGGTAACCGATTATACAGGTATCCCTGAAATGATTGCGCACGGCATGGGTGATTTGCAAACTGTTTCTGCCCTGGCTTTAAATGCAGGGGTTGATATGGATATGGTGGGTGAAGGCTTTTTAGGTACTTTAAAAAAATCCTTAGCTGAGAAAAAAGTAGGTATCGCTCAGATCGATAGGGCCTGTAGATTAGTACTTCAAGCAAAATACAAACTCGGTTTATTTACCGATCCTTATAAATTTTGCAATGCAGAAAGAGCAGAAAAAGAAGTTTTTAGTCCGGCTAACCGCCAGGTGGCACGCGAAGTTGCAGCAGAAAGTTTTGTGCTGTTGAAAAATAACAATAACCTGCTTCCATTAAAAAAATCAGGAACTATTGGTTTGATCGGTCCATTAGCAGATAATACCGCAAATATGTACGGTACATGGAGTGTTGCTGCGCTTTTTGACAAGTCAGTAACAGTACTACAAGGTTTAAAAAATGCCTTGGGTAATGATGCAAAAATATTAACCGCTCGCGGTGCCAATTTCCTGGCAGATTCTGCTATGGAGCAGCGTTATGTAAACATCCACAACCCCACATACAAACGTGATCCACGTACCGAAGCTGAAATGATTAAAGAAGCTTTAGAAGTAGCGAAAAAATCAGATGTGATTGTGGCTACTATTGGCGAAGGTTCTGAATTTACAGGCGAAAGTAGTAGTGTAACCGATATCCAGATTCCTGAAACACAGAAAAACCTTTTAAAAGCTCTGGCTAAAACAGGTAAACCAGTAGTATTGGTGCTGTTTACAGGCCGTCCATTGGCATTAAATTGGGAACAGCAAAATATTCCAGCCATTTTAAATGTATGGTTCCCGGGTAGTGAAGCAGGAAATGCAATTGCCGATGTACTTTTTGGCGATGTTAATCCATCGGGTAAACTGAGTGCAACTTTTCCTCAGAATGTGGGTCAGGTGCCTTTGTATTATGCTCATAAAAATACCGGCCGCCCATTGGCTGAGGGTAAATGGTTCGAAAAATTTCGTTCCAACTATTTAGACGTAAGCAATGACCCCTTATATCCATTCGGTTTTGGTTTAAGCTATACCTCATTTAATTATAGTGATGTTAAACTAAGCGCCAATACATTAAGCAAAGGAAAATCGATCATGGCATCTGTTATTGTAAACAATACAGGCAAATATGAGGGCAAAGAAGTTGTTCAATTATATATTCAAGATCTTATTGGAAGTATTACCCGCCCGGTTAAAGAATTAAAAGGTTTTCAAAAGATTAATTTAAAAGCCGGAGAAAGTAAAACCGTTACTTTTAATATTACGGAGAATGACCTTAAATTTTACAATTCTGATCTGAAATTCGTTGCTGAACCCGGCGATTTCAAAGTATTTATTGGTACAAATTCACGCGATGTAAAAGAAGCATCTTTCACCTTGAAATAA